From a region of the Gossypium raimondii isolate GPD5lz chromosome 10, ASM2569854v1, whole genome shotgun sequence genome:
- the LOC128033678 gene encoding gibberellin-regulated protein 12-like → MATFSCLPFAFFLILILFTFSIQTANGGKEGSLRLQDCPKACEYRCSKTHHRKPCVFFCNYCCQRCLCVPSGFYGNREECPCYNNIKTKEGKNKCP, encoded by the exons ATGGCTACGTTTTCTTGCCTTCCCTTTGCCTTCTTTCTCATCCTTATTCTTTTCACTTTTTCCATTCAAACAGCAAAT GGTGGCAAGGAAGGATCACTTCGCCTCCAAG ATTGTCCCAAAGCATGCGAGTATAGGTGTTCGAAAACACATCATAGGAAGCCATGCGTGTTCTTCTGCAATTACTGCTGCCAGAGGTGTTTGTGTGTTCCTTCGGGATTTTATGGGAATAGGGAGGAATGCCCATGCTACAACAACATCAAAACTAAGGAAGGCAAAAACAAATGTCcttga
- the LOC128033929 gene encoding uncharacterized protein LOC128033929, producing MVVYEYERCVRFEDGFGDNLRVLITPQRDRDFSALVEKAKIAEEDMEVVMIGEHQNYLSNVISALVAEKLVRKGCEKFLAKVSVSDSRDSTVKDIRTVKDASNVFPDKLSAPLTKLLRKGVLFIWTDAQQESFEKLKTDSKVVAYASRQLKTYEANYLTHDLELAAMELNLRQRRNIGQLKDYNCTIEYHLGKTNVVVDALSCRATTDLRAIFAHLSLFDDGSLLAELKVESGNTENFGLNSEWVLYFCERIWPGLKREVTDFVGRRLTCQQDKAEHQLPLGLLQSIKIPLWKWEHVTMDFINGLPLTPTTKNSIWVIVDQLTKSAHSILVSPWKKVLRFGRQGKLTFRFLGSYRKLKRVGAIAYQLELPSELNQIHDVFHVSMLRHYRSDLTHIVTIQEIEVRPI from the exons ATGGTGGTATATGAGTATGAGCGATGTGTTCGTTTTGAGGATGGCTTCGGAGATAATTTGAGAGTTCTGATAACCCCACAGAGGGATCGAGATTTTTCTGCCCTGGTCGAGAAGGCGAAAATTGCTGAGGAGGATATGGAGGTAGTCATGATCGGAGAACATCAAaactacttatctaatgtgatctctgcatTAGTGGCAGAaaagttggttcgtaagggatgtgagAAATTCTTGGCCAAAGTAAGCGTTTCAGATTCTAGGGACTCTACAGTTAAGGATATCAGAACGGTAAAGGATGCTTCGAATGTCTTTCCTGATAAGCTATCTG CACCCTTAACTAAGCTTCTACGTAAGGGTGTGTTGTTTATCTGGACTGATGCacagcaagagagctttgaaaAGCTCAAGACT GATAGTAAGGTGGTAGCCTATgcatctcgtcagcttaagaccTATGAGGCGAATTATCTGACGCATGACTTGGAGTTAGCCGCT ATGGAGCTTAATCTTAGGCAACGCAGAAACATTGGGCAGCTTAAAGACTATAACTGCACCATTGAGTACCACCTTGGTAAGACCAATGTGGTGGTTGATGCACTGAGCTGTAGGGCTACGACTGATTTGAGGGCGATATTTGCTCacctaagtttatttgatgatggtagtctGTTGGCCGAATTAAAA GTTGAGAGTGGGAATACCGAGAATTTTGGATTGAATAGCGAATGGGTTCTCTATTTTTGTGAGAGAATCTGG CCAGGGTTGAAACGTGAGGTTACTGATTTTGTGGGCAGACGTCTGACTTGCCAGCAGGataaggctgagcatcagttacctttaGGTTTGCTGCAGTCGATTAAGATTCCTCTTTGGAAATGGGAGCATGTAACTATGGATTTCATTAatgggttgcctctaacacccactaCGAAAAATTCAatatgggtcatcgtggatcaaTTGACCAAGTCCGCCCACTCTATACTG GTCTCGCCATGGAAGAAGGTATTGAGGTTTGGTCGTCAGGGTAAGTTGACCTTTAGGTTTCTTGGGTCTTACCGCAAACTGAAACGTGTAGGAGCGATTGCCTACCAGTTGGAGTTACCTTCAGAATTGAATCAGATTCACGACGTGTTTCATGTCTCAATGTTGAGGCACTATCGCTCTGATCTCACGCATATTGTTACTATTCaagagatcgaggttaggccaATCTGA